A window of the Odocoileus virginianus isolate 20LAN1187 ecotype Illinois chromosome 20, Ovbor_1.2, whole genome shotgun sequence genome harbors these coding sequences:
- the LOC110150869 gene encoding secretoglobin family 2B member 20-like: protein MMKGALLVLALLVTRELTFKTSEVEACPVFYEGLSAVILGLPDKALNETLDAINANEDEKTAIGKIRDCFTEAGPENRFNNLKFKASIIFSNDCIGYKLSSVVNALIGFVSSLLSLVG from the exons ATGATGAAGGGAGCACTGCTTGTGCTGGCCTTGCTGGTGACCAGAGAGCTGACCTTCAAGACGAGTGAGG TGGAAGCCTGCCCTGTGTTTTATGAAGGCCTTAGTGCTGTGATCCTTGGACTCCCAGATAAAGCATTGAATGAAACCTTGGATGCGATCAATGCTAATGAAGATGAAAAAACAGCCATTGGAAAAATCCGGGATTGCTTCACTGAAGCAGGACCTGAGAACAGGTTTAATAACCTGAAATTTAAG GCGTCCATCATCTTCAGTAACGATTGCATCGGATATAAATTGTCCTCGGTGGTGAATGCTCTTATAGGATTTGTTTCCAGTCTGCTCTCTTTGGTGGGATAA
- the LOC110150870 gene encoding major allergen I polypeptide chain 1-like — MTRAGALLLLCAALLLITGGKCDDICPALRDTVDLFISGSHDEYIEQVEKYNQNSDVLETADTLKSCVDERLTAEDKQDALSALNKIYSTSLC; from the exons ATGACTCGGGCTGGAGCTCTCCTGCTTCTCTGCGCTGCCTTGCTCCTCATCACGGGCGGAA AGTGTGATGACATCTGCCCAGCCTTGAGGGACACTGTTGACCTGTTCATATCGGGCAGCCATGATGAGTATATTGAACAAGTTGAAAAGTATAACCAAAACTCTGATGTACTGGAGACTGCCGATACCCTGAAGAGCTGTGTTGATGAGAGGTTGACAGCGGAGGATAAGCAAGATGCTCTGAGTGCTCTG aataaaatatacTCAACTTCTCTCTGCTGA